A region of the Mus musculus strain C57BL/6J chromosome X, GRCm38.p6 C57BL/6J genome:
ATTGACTTATTCCATGTAACATCATGGTGCATAGCCTCATCCGTGTTGCCACATGTGTTCTTCTATCTGGTTGTGCTTTTAAAAGAGCTTCTAGACACTTAAAGTGTTATGTAGCTGGAAGATTTAGTATAAGCTTTGCCTTTAAGGATTGcacctcaccaggcatggtggcgcacacctttaatcccttttaagcacttgggaggcagaggcaggcgaatttctgattttgaagccaacctgttctacaaagtgagttctaggacagccagggttataaagagaaaccctgtctcaaacaaacaaacaaacaaacaaaaacaaaaaagattgcaCCTCTTCCCTGGTcatttgtgtgtctctctttcctATCCACTATGAGGTCAATTACTATTATGACCTGCCCTCACATTCTGCCTTTTCATACCCACATATTGAAGAATCTAAGTATATCAACTGAAGAATTTGaaactataacacacacacacacacacacacacacacacacacacacacacgcacacacatacgcacgcacacacacacactatttaggCTCCTTTTGGTTCCTTGAATGATTTCCTGAGGTGTGTTGCTCATAACTGAAAGCTATCAAACAGAGGTATTTGCATTATGGTGGTTCAATTTCATCATGTTGTTAAAACTAAACATTGTGTGAAAGGGTTAATATGTTCAACAGAACCAAtacttgaatttttatttttgacatttgtCTCCATATTGCTGATAGTCTGCCCTACGAGTATATTACCTGTGAAAGCCATTTTTGGGGGCTTCAAATCTCTTGGCTTAGTGGGTATTATCCTTCATGGGTACTTTTTGAAACACCTTGAAATACAACCTTAAAATTTCTTCTTCTGGGCATAAGAAAGGGTGCATATGAAGAGAATAATTTATAGTTAAGGTGGCAATAATCTGAAGCATCTAGGCACATGATATCCATAGTTGAGAAGAGGGGCAAAGGAATTCATCCATTCCTTCTAACACTCAAATGTCTTTCTACAAGCATGTACACCTCAGTATCCCCTTCCTAGGTAATGGTGGTACTCTTACTACGAAAGCCTTCCTAATTCAAATAACGTAACTGAGATAGTCCCTCACAGGCAGTCCCACAGTTCAACCAAATCTAGACAATTCCTCAATTAAGAGTCCTAACCCAGATAAGTCTTAAATTGTTTCAAGTAGACAATCAAAACTAACCATCAAACTATGAATGTCAAATTTACAGCATCTGGGTAGTTTATAATTGCCTTATTATGAACATTATCTATGTCTAAAATTTTTTCTTATGATTTgacatgttttaaatatttcagtGAAATGCATTGCTTTTTGataatgtataaaatgtattatatggCACATACCAGAATAAGTCAATTTTCAATCACTTTATGAATTTCCATTTGTTTACTATCTTTCAGTTGCTGTATTGCACATAGCCAATGTGAAGGAAATTATAAAGAAGGTGAAAACTAAGTTTGCTGCAGGGTATGTAAAAGGGTACAACTGTTTTGTAAAGAAAATTCTGTAAATTACAAAGTACATTCAATACGTATTTGACATTGTATAGCCCTGCATTTGAATGCTTTATTATGAAAAATAACTATACAATACATCAACACAagtttatatatgcatgtttattCATATGGTACTATTTTTAATAAGTTTGGAGTTAGTGCAAACACCcaagatgaatgaatgagtaagcaAATTTTGATACTTCATTATCCTGAGAAAGTAGTCAATATGAAAAAGGGAGAGCAAGCTTCTCTCACATGTTAGATATTGTTTACCCTTGAAAACATTATGTGAGTGATTTGATGTCATGTCTCATGCCCCTAATACTAGCCCTTGGGTGCAAAATTCAGCAGAATTTCCAGAAGTTAAGGGACTGGATGAGGGAacagttccagaccagccagagatATAGAATATTATGTCTTGAAAAATATACTAAATGAAAATGATGAGTCCAAAACATCCCACATTGACTCTATTATGGTACCTGGACCTTTTATTGTtggcatattttttaaagagtggATAGAGCATGAATCATTTACTCAATTGTTGAATTTCAGTATCTCTCATTTGTAGACATACATATACTGTGATAACCATTTTGATGGCTCAGTAATTGTGACCAAATTCCATTGTGACTAGTCTAAATATCAGATGTGCAAATGTTATAAGATTAGTGGATTATGAACCTGTTTGGACATAATTTCCACAGGGGACTTCTCTTAGATTTTTCAAACCACATCCCCAGTAGCAGATCTCCAAAGCCAAGGGCCACTTTATCAATCATAATTCTTTGTTCCTGGTATAATTCCCCTGAGTAAACTGTCTGAGGTCTGAGAACCCATCCTCATTCTTACCTGTATTTCTTTGCAGTTGCTGAATATTCACTGTGATCATCATGTTAATCAAAAACCGTTGCAATAGCCAAATGGGAGGCTTTGCTTTGACAACTGTGGCTTGGCTAATTTGCTGTATCTCCATAGGCTTACCTCAGTGGCGTGTGTGGCACTTCCAAGACCCTGTGGTCTTTAAGTCTACCACAGCATTTGTTGGCATGTGGAGAGTCTGTACTCTCCAGTATGATGAGGACTTTAGGAATATGAGAATATGTCACCAATACAACTACCATGATACCTTCCTTCCATTGAATATCAGAATGATCCAACAATTGCTACTGGTCTCTAGCTTTTTTGGACTGGTTGGAAAAGTCACCACCATTATTGCCCTTTGGAATGTGTGTCAGGGGAGAGTACATAGAAAGGCCACTTACAATCCATTTGGTCTATCTGGAATTCTGAACATCATTTCTAGCAGCTTTATTTGCCTTGCCATATTGATTAATTATGTATCTATCATATTCCAGGAGGGTATAATATTTCCACCATCTTTCAATATACCTTCCCAGCCAGACACTCAGGAAATTGGAAGTGCCATGGCCTTGGCATTTATAGCTGCAGTTTTATTTCTATTAAGTGGCACAATTTTGCTTACTTCAAATTTTCCTGTAGACAAGCCAGTATGTTCtaaatattaaaagtaaatttCTACTTTACATAACATTCAAAATCCAAAGTTATCTGTAATGAAGGAATGTGTCTACATAAATTTTCAAAGAACTCAATTTAGCCTTTGAGGAAAAATGACCATGTTGGTCtcttatattttctgtattcttgtttgtttcattacttcATTGCTGGATTATGgactttcaaaaaataaaatctaatccATAATCCATTTTGTCTTATcaaatttgtgttttatttactgtgaacaaaagttaaaaaatagcccttccgctccactcaagcaCCGGgatgccttgccagcggagtctcccgacacccacaagggcccactcaggattccccacgggatcctaagacctctggtgagtggaacacagcgtctgccccaatccagtcgcacggaacctgagactgcggtaactagggaagcagaccacccaggcctgacctggggcacaagtcccttccactccactccagcaccggggtgccttgccagcggagtctccca
Encoded here:
- the Cldn34b4 gene encoding claudin 34B4 isoform X1, translated to MLIKNRCNSQMGGFALTTVAWLICCISIGLPQWRVWHFQDPVVFKSTTAFVGMWRVCTLQYDEDFRNMRICHQYNYHDTFLPLNIRMIQQLLLVSSFFGLVGKVTTIIALWNVCQGRVHRKATYNPFGLSGILNIISSSFICLAILINYVSIIFQEGIIFPPSFNIPSQPDTQEIGSAMALAFIAAVLFLLSGTILLTSNFPVDKPVCSKY